A single genomic interval of Oceanithermus profundus DSM 14977 harbors:
- a CDS encoding DUF505 domain-containing protein, translating to MVIKKEHAQALERLLADEQANKPYTPLEEVDEPTFVELELAGLARFSTPVRIVPTYFGRELALLLRDLYRQGPDARSEAEEEAEGELVVLEGRGLARPEAWPEGWRWIGSEVIAMLDAAERAGRVGPLAADALMERGLAVRVRERATKKEYLTLSTAGRKVLEIYRAAEPGLEIDAALAEVVRKLPLGPAPASELPTPAHDEQRLEAMRLVAYSLPDSDVFAFTALGQAVKKALATGGWGEGDVLTADILWALADYVDAGEATEAGLATLQALGYVGPAGELLPAGEWALEALRLWQGGVREDVWSFALEAEEAEVLEQIAALWQKASETNPEERPSFEVLRRAMIDRKAAEYKALVEKYGRKLDAMPEKQRLIAERFQTAADLARWYDDNFDLREALLSLESFGLLETGEDEKGREVFYLTDWGELVLDDQRANRRDVSATAVKAVTMTRKTFSAPGHAWWREAREQGLVGSAEPTRSGLLYAQLAEHAERLPHLSRYELMVFHAVPARGMSVDEVYAALEGKLDRERIRWALEKLEARHLIDRLPDGNVVETRAGERLDRALAGVPEGFGNPVNPLIFRVVEALRAVGSLYVKEKRVRVLPRNLSEAIEYSGLPRDVFEDALEAARAAGFVGRNSINEAGLLLLEAAEAMNPGEDVHGLVELE from the coding sequence ATGGTGATAAAAAAGGAACACGCGCAGGCGCTCGAACGCCTGCTCGCGGACGAGCAGGCCAACAAGCCCTACACCCCGCTCGAGGAGGTGGACGAACCGACCTTCGTGGAGTTGGAGCTCGCGGGCCTGGCGCGTTTCAGCACACCGGTGCGGATCGTGCCCACCTACTTCGGCCGCGAGCTGGCGCTGTTGCTCCGCGACCTCTACCGACAGGGCCCCGACGCCCGCTCTGAAGCCGAAGAGGAGGCGGAGGGCGAGCTCGTGGTGCTCGAGGGGCGCGGCCTCGCCCGCCCCGAGGCCTGGCCCGAGGGCTGGCGCTGGATCGGCAGCGAGGTGATCGCCATGCTCGACGCCGCCGAGCGCGCGGGGCGGGTGGGGCCGCTGGCCGCGGACGCCCTGATGGAGCGGGGGTTGGCCGTGCGCGTGCGCGAACGCGCCACCAAGAAGGAGTACCTGACCCTTTCCACCGCCGGCCGCAAGGTGCTGGAGATCTACCGCGCCGCCGAGCCGGGCCTCGAGATCGACGCGGCGCTGGCCGAGGTGGTGCGCAAGCTGCCGCTGGGCCCGGCGCCGGCGAGCGAGCTGCCCACCCCCGCGCACGACGAGCAGCGGCTCGAGGCCATGCGCCTCGTCGCCTACTCGCTGCCCGACTCCGACGTCTTCGCCTTCACCGCGCTGGGTCAGGCGGTCAAGAAGGCGCTGGCCACCGGCGGCTGGGGCGAGGGCGACGTGCTCACCGCCGACATCCTCTGGGCCCTGGCCGACTACGTCGACGCCGGTGAGGCCACCGAGGCGGGGCTGGCCACGCTGCAGGCCCTGGGCTACGTGGGCCCCGCGGGCGAGTTGCTGCCGGCCGGCGAGTGGGCGCTCGAGGCCTTGCGGCTGTGGCAGGGCGGCGTGCGCGAGGACGTGTGGAGCTTCGCGCTCGAGGCCGAGGAGGCCGAGGTGCTCGAGCAGATCGCGGCGCTTTGGCAGAAGGCCAGCGAGACGAACCCCGAGGAGCGCCCGAGCTTCGAGGTGCTCCGGCGGGCGATGATCGACCGCAAGGCGGCCGAGTACAAGGCGCTCGTCGAAAAGTACGGGCGCAAGCTCGACGCGATGCCCGAAAAGCAGCGCCTCATCGCCGAACGCTTCCAGACCGCGGCGGATCTGGCGCGCTGGTACGACGACAACTTCGACCTGCGCGAGGCCCTGTTGAGCCTGGAGTCCTTCGGCCTCCTCGAGACCGGCGAGGACGAGAAGGGCCGCGAGGTCTTCTACCTGACGGACTGGGGCGAGCTGGTCCTCGACGATCAGCGGGCGAACCGCCGCGACGTGAGCGCCACCGCGGTCAAGGCCGTCACCATGACGCGCAAGACCTTCTCGGCGCCGGGCCACGCGTGGTGGCGGGAGGCCCGCGAGCAAGGGCTCGTGGGCAGCGCCGAACCCACGCGCTCGGGCCTCCTCTACGCCCAGCTGGCGGAGCACGCCGAGCGCCTGCCGCACCTCTCGCGCTACGAGCTGATGGTCTTCCACGCCGTCCCCGCCCGCGGCATGAGCGTGGACGAGGTCTACGCCGCGCTCGAGGGCAAGCTCGACCGCGAGCGCATCCGCTGGGCGCTCGAAAAGCTGGAGGCGCGCCACCTGATCGACCGCCTGCCCGACGGCAACGTCGTCGAGACCCGCGCCGGCGAGCGGCTCGACCGCGCGCTCGCGGGGGTGCCCGAGGGCTTCGGCAACCCGGTGAACCCGCTGATCTTCCGGGTCGTCGAGGCCTTGCGGGCCGTGGGCAGCCTCTACGTCAAGGAGAAGCGGGTGCGCGTCCTGCCGCGCAACCTTAGCGAGGCCATCGAGTACAGCGGGCTGCCCCGCGACGTCTTCGAGGACGCGCTCGAGGCCGCCCGGGCGGCCGGCTTCGTGGGGCGCAATTCGATCAACGAGGCGGGCCTGCTGCTGCTCGAGGCCGCGGAGGCCATGAATCCCGGCGAGGACGTGCACGGTCTCGTAGAGTTGGAGTAA
- the dcd gene encoding dCTP deaminase, whose translation MSVKPDWWIRRMAREEGMIEPFEENLVREGVISYGVSSFGYDLRAAPEWKVFTNAYGAVVDPKAFDPQSFVEIEGDAVLIPPNSFALTRSVEYIRMPENVIAIALGKSTYARCGIVANVTPLEPGWEGHVTLEISNTTPLPARVYAGEGIVQILFFEGEKPETTYKSRRGKYQGQRGITLPKI comes from the coding sequence ATGAGCGTCAAGCCCGACTGGTGGATCCGGCGGATGGCCCGGGAAGAGGGGATGATCGAACCCTTCGAGGAGAACCTGGTGCGGGAAGGGGTGATCTCCTACGGGGTCAGCTCGTTCGGCTACGACCTGCGCGCCGCCCCCGAGTGGAAGGTCTTCACCAACGCCTACGGTGCGGTCGTCGACCCCAAGGCCTTCGACCCCCAGAGCTTCGTCGAGATCGAGGGGGACGCGGTGCTGATCCCGCCCAACTCCTTCGCCCTCACCCGCTCGGTCGAGTACATCCGCATGCCCGAGAACGTGATCGCCATCGCGCTGGGCAAGTCCACCTACGCCCGCTGCGGCATCGTGGCCAACGTCACCCCGCTCGAGCCGGGCTGGGAAGGGCACGTGACGCTCGAGATCTCCAACACCACCCCGCTGCCCGCCCGCGTCTACGCCGGCGAGGGCATCGTGCAAATCCTCTTCTTCGAGGGGGAGAAGCCCGAAACCACCTACAAGAGCCGCCGCGGCAAGTACCAGGGCCAGCGGGGCATCACCCTGCCGAAGATATGA
- a CDS encoding GNAT family N-acetyltransferase, translating to MRVRAGEPRDAADLRRLLEGIVGRRLEPELVGELNAQLLRFLGGEGTTLVVLEDDGRVVGAVTLWLRRGLYDDGPVAVVDRLVLDPGYQTPEHALRLLEQAFGVARTVGALDVEVLDAEGSYLPEAALEALGLEPARLWKRRML from the coding sequence ATGCGCGTGCGGGCGGGAGAACCGCGGGACGCCGCCGACCTGCGTCGCCTGCTCGAGGGGATCGTGGGGAGGCGGCTGGAGCCGGAGCTGGTGGGCGAACTGAACGCCCAGCTGCTGCGTTTCCTGGGGGGCGAGGGCACCACGCTGGTCGTGCTCGAGGACGACGGCCGGGTCGTGGGCGCGGTGACCTTGTGGTTGCGGCGGGGCCTCTACGACGACGGTCCGGTCGCCGTGGTGGACCGGCTCGTGCTCGACCCCGGTTACCAAACTCCCGAGCACGCCCTGCGCCTCTTGGAGCAGGCCTTCGGGGTGGCCCGCACCGTGGGCGCCCTCGACGTCGAGGTGCTGGACGCCGAGGGCTCCTACCTTCCCGAAGCGGCCCTGGAGGCCCTGGGGCTCGAGCCCGCACGCCTGTGGAAACGCCGCATGCTCTAA
- a CDS encoding phosphodiester glycosidase family protein — protein sequence MRRFLALALLFGLALAQVPAAWLGLEVHEQEGAVVFRKGALAFSYVPGLGWTAPLDPALPPPRGPGYRLDERVLRAAGLVPETLPTARLRHRLAKDRLRLVLDLPPGPAPELPRAEGASPGWFTFFVPYFVPNPPALEGLTFRYSERGTEIRFLAPEDRVYRWRTFELGAPARFVMDAYFVPPPRVQRVAPGFELRREYVWTPEPLELVRLVAAPGAWRMRPVGTPGRRAKLNALAPGALAVLNGGYYDPKTATPIGLWVVDGVPRSLPYGRSALMWDGGLPQAAVPKFEAWVETGSGERYRVGLNRWPARLTAHTLPGRVGRRGENVIVVEGDRVVHTYPAPVDLEPGRWALSYPAGDADWTGRLRPGNRLSLYVNLDPPVRYALEAGPLLVQAGRLAYHPAAEGFAADAPQITKVTYQAAVAWTREGELWFVTSGKTTPGVLAERLRALGAWGAIRMDSGGSAQLYLQGALVFPERERPVVSGLALWPR from the coding sequence GTGCGCCGTTTTCTGGCCCTGGCCCTGCTCTTCGGCCTGGCGCTGGCCCAGGTGCCGGCGGCGTGGCTGGGCCTCGAGGTGCACGAACAGGAGGGGGCGGTGGTCTTTCGCAAGGGCGCGCTCGCCTTCAGCTACGTGCCCGGCCTGGGCTGGACCGCGCCGCTCGACCCGGCGCTGCCGCCGCCCCGCGGCCCCGGCTACCGCCTCGACGAACGGGTGCTGCGCGCGGCGGGGCTGGTCCCCGAGACGCTGCCCACGGCGCGGCTGCGCCACCGCCTGGCCAAGGACCGCCTGCGCCTCGTCCTCGACCTGCCGCCCGGGCCCGCCCCCGAGCTGCCCCGCGCCGAGGGCGCGAGCCCCGGCTGGTTCACCTTCTTCGTGCCCTACTTCGTGCCCAACCCGCCCGCGCTGGAGGGGCTAACGTTCCGCTACTCGGAGCGCGGCACCGAGATCCGCTTCCTCGCCCCCGAAGACCGCGTCTACCGCTGGCGCACCTTCGAGCTGGGCGCCCCGGCGCGCTTCGTGATGGACGCCTACTTCGTGCCTCCGCCCCGGGTCCAGCGTGTCGCCCCCGGCTTCGAACTGCGCCGCGAGTACGTCTGGACGCCGGAGCCGCTGGAGCTGGTGCGCCTCGTCGCCGCTCCCGGAGCCTGGCGGATGCGCCCGGTGGGCACGCCGGGCCGGCGCGCCAAGCTGAACGCGCTCGCCCCCGGCGCCCTGGCCGTGCTCAACGGCGGCTACTACGACCCCAAGACGGCCACCCCCATCGGGCTGTGGGTGGTCGACGGGGTGCCGCGGAGCCTGCCCTACGGCCGCAGCGCCCTGATGTGGGACGGCGGCCTGCCCCAGGCGGCGGTGCCGAAGTTCGAGGCCTGGGTCGAGACCGGCTCCGGCGAACGTTACCGCGTGGGCCTCAACCGCTGGCCCGCCCGCCTCACCGCCCACACGCTGCCGGGGCGCGTCGGCCGCAGGGGCGAGAACGTGATCGTGGTGGAGGGCGACCGGGTCGTCCACACCTACCCCGCGCCGGTCGACCTCGAACCCGGACGCTGGGCGCTCAGCTACCCGGCCGGCGACGCCGACTGGACCGGGCGGCTGCGCCCCGGGAACCGGCTCTCGCTCTACGTCAACCTCGACCCGCCGGTGCGCTACGCGCTCGAGGCGGGCCCCCTGCTCGTCCAGGCCGGCCGCCTCGCCTACCACCCCGCGGCCGAGGGCTTCGCCGCGGACGCCCCGCAGATCACGAAGGTCACCTACCAGGCGGCCGTCGCCTGGACCCGCGAGGGCGAGCTGTGGTTCGTGACCAGCGGCAAGACCACGCCCGGCGTCCTCGCCGAGCGGCTGCGGGCGCTGGGGGCCTGGGGCGCGATCCGCATGGACAGCGGCGGCTCGGCCCAGCTCTACCTGCAGGGCGCGCTCGTCTTCCCCGAGCGCGAGCGCCCGGTGGTGAGCGGTCTGGCGCTGTGGCCCCGTTAG
- a CDS encoding glucodextranase DOMON-like domain-containing protein, with translation MNWFVLALLLLTDPVGDDHGAGLDYPRAAVYQQVGAADLTGFKMKRVEGRWRLGVRLARYPDPAGAPLGFSLAVVAVYLDTEPGGEEALPGAGLRTPADGGWEEAYLISGWGAERRTPDGAAAPVRAWREGDWIWVQTDLIRRPRAYVAAGLYDPFEPWGFRRALPGGGVWYLDGPADAPRALDVIAPDQAQVWSSGVLPPARKRFPWRSLFAGALGLAGAGLVGYAWRRR, from the coding sequence GTGAACTGGTTCGTTCTCGCGCTACTGCTGCTTACCGACCCGGTCGGCGACGACCACGGCGCCGGCCTCGACTACCCCCGCGCCGCCGTCTACCAGCAGGTCGGCGCCGCCGACCTGACCGGCTTCAAGATGAAACGGGTGGAGGGGCGCTGGCGGCTCGGCGTGCGCCTCGCCCGCTACCCCGACCCCGCCGGCGCGCCGCTGGGGTTCTCGCTGGCCGTCGTGGCCGTCTACCTCGACACCGAACCCGGCGGTGAGGAAGCGCTGCCGGGCGCCGGTCTGCGCACCCCCGCGGACGGCGGCTGGGAAGAGGCCTACCTGATCAGCGGCTGGGGGGCGGAACGGCGCACGCCGGATGGCGCCGCCGCCCCCGTGCGCGCCTGGCGCGAGGGCGACTGGATCTGGGTCCAGACCGACCTGATCCGCCGGCCCCGCGCCTACGTGGCCGCCGGACTCTACGACCCCTTCGAACCCTGGGGCTTCCGCCGCGCCCTGCCCGGCGGCGGCGTCTGGTACCTGGACGGCCCCGCGGACGCGCCGCGCGCGCTCGACGTGATCGCCCCCGACCAGGCGCAGGTCTGGAGCTCGGGCGTGCTGCCGCCCGCACGCAAGCGCTTCCCCTGGCGCTCGCTCTTCGCCGGCGCGCTGGGGCTCGCCGGTGCGGGGCTCGTGGGGTACGCCTGGCGCAGACGGTAG
- a CDS encoding metallophosphoesterase family protein → MKRALFLPTLVLLALVGTGCAQSQGPASVTLYVAGDIATCWSDADEATAALIERLAPEGATWYVLALGDLAYSAGTDAQFRDCYAPSWGRFKNRTLPVPGNHEYYSGGGGYFRYWGARAAPTDGWYATRLAGWRLYALNSNCDWVGGCGEGSPQYAWLEARLRQEPEGCALAFAHYPRYSSGRHGDLPGMDALWDLLHRYRAELYLAGHDHDYERFAPRDAAGAHDPEGGLVQFVVGTGGAGLRRVDAPGPLSRAFVDDAHGVLELTLEPGAYAWRFVTTDGDVRDAGRASCR, encoded by the coding sequence ATGAAGCGCGCGCTCTTCCTGCCGACGCTCGTGCTGCTCGCCCTGGTCGGGACGGGCTGCGCCCAGTCCCAGGGGCCGGCGTCCGTGACCCTCTACGTCGCCGGCGACATCGCCACCTGCTGGTCCGACGCCGACGAGGCCACGGCCGCGCTGATCGAACGCCTGGCCCCCGAGGGCGCGACCTGGTACGTCCTCGCCCTGGGTGACCTCGCCTACTCCGCCGGCACCGACGCCCAGTTCCGGGACTGCTACGCCCCCTCCTGGGGGCGCTTCAAGAACCGCACGCTGCCGGTGCCGGGCAACCACGAGTACTACAGCGGCGGGGGCGGGTACTTCCGCTACTGGGGCGCGCGGGCCGCGCCGACCGACGGCTGGTACGCGACACGGCTCGCGGGCTGGCGGCTCTACGCCTTGAACAGCAACTGCGACTGGGTCGGGGGCTGCGGGGAGGGCTCGCCCCAGTACGCCTGGCTCGAGGCCCGGCTGCGCCAGGAGCCCGAGGGCTGCGCGCTCGCCTTCGCCCACTACCCGCGCTACAGCTCCGGCCGCCACGGCGACCTTCCCGGAATGGACGCGCTGTGGGACCTGCTCCACCGCTACCGCGCCGAGCTGTACCTGGCGGGGCACGACCACGACTACGAGCGCTTCGCCCCCCGCGACGCCGCCGGCGCCCACGACCCCGAAGGAGGTCTGGTGCAGTTCGTCGTAGGAACCGGGGGCGCGGGCCTGCGCCGCGTCGACGCCCCGGGCCCGCTCAGCCGGGCGTTCGTGGACGACGCGCACGGGGTGCTCGAGCTCACGCTGGAGCCGGGCGCCTACGCCTGGCGCTTCGTGACCACCGACGGCGATGTGCGCGACGCGGGGCGGGCGAGCTGCCGCTAG
- the rapZ gene encoding RNase adapter RapZ: MRVVVISGLSGAGKSTALAHLEDLGYFAVDNLPPALWAELVATLKAAGVRRVALGIDVRARAFLDAAPSAIDALASGAEPVLVFLEARPEVLLARYNLTRRAHPLRGGHLLREIEAERRLLAPLRGRADWILDTSETGPGELGQRLAQLLGEERPFVLRLISFGYKWGPPQVADLLLDVRALPNPHWEEALRPRTGTDPEVAAYVFTGEAEPYYRTLREAARRAAEAARAAGRSGYTVAVGCTGGRHRSVAVVERLARELGEDFEVEREHRDVGKEG; the protein is encoded by the coding sequence ATGCGCGTCGTCGTGATCAGCGGCCTCTCCGGCGCCGGCAAGAGCACGGCCCTGGCCCACCTGGAAGACCTGGGCTACTTTGCGGTGGACAACCTGCCGCCCGCGCTCTGGGCCGAGCTGGTCGCGACGCTGAAGGCCGCAGGGGTGCGGCGGGTCGCGCTCGGGATCGACGTGCGCGCCCGCGCCTTCCTGGACGCCGCGCCGTCCGCGATCGACGCCCTCGCCTCCGGCGCGGAGCCGGTCCTCGTCTTCCTCGAGGCCCGGCCCGAGGTCCTGCTGGCGCGCTACAACCTCACCCGGCGGGCCCACCCCCTCCGCGGCGGGCACCTGCTGCGCGAGATCGAGGCCGAACGCAGGCTGCTGGCCCCCCTGCGCGGCCGCGCCGACTGGATCCTCGACACCAGCGAAACCGGTCCGGGCGAGCTGGGCCAGCGGCTGGCCCAGCTGCTCGGCGAGGAGCGCCCCTTCGTGCTGCGCCTGATCTCCTTCGGCTACAAGTGGGGGCCGCCCCAGGTGGCCGACCTGCTGCTCGACGTGCGCGCCCTGCCCAACCCCCACTGGGAGGAAGCGCTCCGCCCGCGCACCGGCACGGACCCCGAGGTCGCCGCCTACGTCTTCACGGGGGAGGCCGAACCCTACTACCGCACCCTGCGCGAGGCCGCGCGCCGCGCCGCCGAGGCGGCCCGCGCCGCGGGGCGCAGCGGCTACACCGTCGCCGTGGGCTGCACCGGCGGGCGCCACCGCTCGGTGGCCGTCGTCGAGCGGCTGGCGCGCGAACTGGGCGAAGACTTCGAGGTCGAACGGGAGCACCGCGATGTGGGCAAAGAGGGCTAG
- a CDS encoding gluconeogenesis factor YvcK family protein: MWAKRARRLLGFLRWLRPGMGVKRYVLVAAAGMLLMFLGVAQLSWQGVFLDWVLDFVLFTRNLGLPLWLSGTVSFLVGLGVFSLGIRAMNRSILSAVTDPDELPERIWKKRRLEAGPRVVALGGGTGLSNLLGGLKTRTANLTGVVAVTDDGGSTGRLRRSFDVPAVGDLTDCLAALSEVERMPELMKYRFQRGEGLSGHTFGNLFLVSLFELTGDFAEAVRMADRVLALSGAVYPSTPHPARLVAELVSGERVEGESRIRETPGRVRKVWLEPESPPVMPEVLRALARAQLIVLGPGSLFTSVIPSFLPPDLRRAIAESPARLVYVTNVMTEPGETDGMDAYAHYKAVAEHLGRRPDAVLVHTAPLEPGALARYAEEGQYPVAYDPAPFDADGVRVVEGDFAHAGAFVRHDPEKLTARLLECVR, translated from the coding sequence ATGTGGGCAAAGAGGGCTAGGCGGCTGCTCGGCTTCCTGCGCTGGCTGCGGCCGGGCATGGGGGTCAAGCGCTACGTCCTGGTCGCCGCGGCGGGCATGCTGCTGATGTTCCTGGGCGTGGCCCAGCTGAGCTGGCAGGGCGTCTTCCTCGACTGGGTGCTCGACTTCGTGCTCTTCACCCGCAACCTGGGCCTGCCGCTTTGGCTCTCGGGCACGGTCTCCTTCCTCGTGGGGCTCGGGGTGTTCAGCCTGGGCATCCGCGCCATGAACCGCTCGATCCTCTCGGCCGTCACCGACCCCGACGAACTTCCCGAACGCATCTGGAAGAAGCGGCGGCTCGAGGCCGGCCCCCGCGTCGTCGCCCTGGGCGGCGGAACCGGGCTTTCCAACCTGCTCGGCGGCCTCAAGACGCGCACGGCCAACCTGACCGGCGTGGTCGCGGTCACCGACGACGGCGGCTCCACCGGCCGCCTGCGCAGGAGCTTCGACGTGCCCGCGGTGGGCGACCTGACCGACTGCCTGGCCGCGCTCAGCGAGGTGGAGCGGATGCCCGAGCTGATGAAGTACCGCTTCCAGCGCGGCGAGGGGCTTTCGGGGCACACCTTCGGCAACCTCTTCCTGGTCAGCCTCTTCGAACTCACCGGCGACTTCGCCGAGGCCGTACGCATGGCCGACCGGGTGCTGGCGCTCTCGGGCGCGGTCTACCCCTCGACCCCCCACCCCGCGCGCCTCGTCGCCGAGCTGGTCAGCGGCGAGCGGGTGGAGGGGGAGTCGCGCATCCGCGAGACGCCGGGCCGGGTGCGGAAGGTCTGGCTCGAGCCCGAGAGCCCCCCGGTGATGCCCGAGGTGCTGCGGGCGCTGGCGCGGGCCCAGCTGATCGTCCTGGGGCCCGGCAGCCTCTTCACCTCGGTCATCCCCAGCTTCCTCCCCCCCGACCTGCGCCGGGCGATCGCCGAGAGCCCCGCCCGGCTGGTCTACGTGACGAACGTCATGACCGAGCCCGGCGAGACCGACGGCATGGACGCCTACGCCCACTACAAGGCGGTGGCCGAGCACCTGGGCCGCCGGCCCGACGCGGTGCTCGTGCACACCGCCCCGCTCGAGCCCGGAGCCCTCGCGCGCTACGCCGAAGAGGGGCAGTACCCCGTCGCCTACGACCCCGCCCCCTTCGACGCCGACGGCGTGCGCGTCGTCGAGGGCGACTTCGCCCACGCCGGCGCCTTCGTGCGCCACGACCCCGAAAAGCTGACGGCCCGACTTCTGGAGTGTGTACGGTGA
- a CDS encoding 1,4-alpha-glucan branching protein, producing MKFVLVLHAHMPYVRAHGAWPFGEETLYEVMAETYLPLARALDRLWADGVPAPLSIGLTPILVEQLADADVQQGFVRYAKDRLERARSDLERYRGGDLEPSAAFQLRFWEGTLADFEALAGDLPGAFRRAQARGQIELVTSSATHGYSPLLGYPEALTAQVRTGVHTYRRHFRADPLGYWLPEMAYRPPGLWTPPVPGPPAGMRPGVDEFLMDAGLRYAFTDAALVEGGEPAGPYGRSNEEGEGERVHRVLELPSGLRMLARSRATSLVVWSADYGYPGDPVYREFHRKDPESGLHHWRVTSRQTDLGGKAPYDPEAAFERVRVHAGHFVALLEDLARRHPAGVTTAAYDAELFGHWWFEGVAWLEQVYRTLASRPLEAVTARVAVQEPALALTLPEGSWGEGGDHRVWLNERTRDYWRTVYQAEAEMILAARGCREERVRTLRQMMRELLLLEASDWPFLIHTGQAADYARERYREHARAFFALAEALRAGRTPEELESLEARDNPFPEANPRLYLPRET from the coding sequence ATGAAGTTCGTCCTGGTTCTGCACGCCCACATGCCCTACGTTCGGGCCCACGGGGCCTGGCCCTTCGGCGAGGAGACCCTCTACGAGGTCATGGCCGAGACCTACCTGCCCCTGGCGCGGGCGCTCGACCGCCTCTGGGCGGACGGGGTGCCGGCGCCGCTCTCGATCGGCCTCACCCCCATCTTGGTCGAACAGCTCGCCGACGCGGACGTGCAGCAGGGGTTCGTGCGCTATGCGAAGGACCGCCTGGAGCGCGCCCGGAGCGACCTGGAGCGCTACCGCGGCGGCGACCTGGAGCCCTCGGCCGCCTTCCAGCTGCGCTTCTGGGAGGGCACCCTGGCGGACTTCGAGGCGCTGGCGGGCGACCTGCCCGGCGCCTTCCGGCGGGCCCAGGCGCGGGGGCAGATCGAGCTCGTGACCTCGAGCGCCACCCACGGCTACTCCCCGCTTCTCGGATACCCCGAGGCCCTGACCGCCCAGGTGCGCACCGGGGTGCACACCTACCGCCGCCATTTCCGCGCCGACCCGCTGGGGTACTGGCTGCCCGAGATGGCCTACCGCCCCCCGGGGCTGTGGACCCCGCCGGTGCCCGGACCGCCGGCGGGCATGCGCCCGGGCGTGGACGAGTTCCTGATGGACGCGGGGCTGCGCTACGCCTTCACCGACGCCGCGTTGGTCGAGGGGGGCGAGCCCGCGGGGCCCTACGGCCGCTCGAACGAGGAGGGCGAGGGCGAGCGCGTCCACCGGGTGCTCGAGCTGCCCTCGGGCCTGCGCATGCTCGCCCGCAGCCGCGCGACCTCGCTGGTCGTCTGGAGCGCCGACTACGGCTACCCCGGCGACCCCGTCTACCGCGAGTTCCACCGCAAGGACCCCGAGTCGGGGCTGCACCACTGGCGCGTCACCTCGCGCCAGACCGATCTGGGCGGCAAGGCCCCCTACGACCCCGAGGCCGCCTTCGAGCGCGTGCGCGTGCACGCGGGCCACTTCGTCGCCCTGCTCGAGGACCTGGCCCGCCGGCACCCCGCTGGGGTGACGACGGCCGCTTACGACGCCGAACTCTTCGGCCACTGGTGGTTCGAAGGGGTGGCCTGGCTGGAGCAGGTCTACCGCACCCTCGCCTCCCGCCCCCTGGAGGCCGTGACCGCGCGCGTGGCCGTGCAGGAGCCCGCCCTGGCGCTCACCCTCCCCGAAGGCTCCTGGGGCGAGGGGGGCGACCACCGCGTCTGGCTTAACGAACGGACCCGCGACTACTGGCGCACCGTCTACCAGGCCGAGGCCGAGATGATCCTGGCCGCGCGCGGGTGCCGCGAGGAGCGGGTGCGCACCCTGCGGCAGATGATGCGCGAGCTGCTGCTGCTCGAAGCCTCGGACTGGCCCTTCCTGATCCACACCGGCCAGGCCGCCGACTACGCCCGCGAGCGCTACCGCGAACACGCCCGCGCCTTCTTCGCGCTGGCCGAGGCCCTGCGCGCCGGCCGCACCCCCGAGGAGCTCGAAAGCCTCGAGGCCCGCGACAACCCCTTCCCCGAGGCCAACCCGCGCCTCTACCTGCCCCGGGAAACCTGA
- a CDS encoding phosphate-starvation-inducible PsiE family protein produces the protein MTRLYKLSIQVAFNLAIVVLVLGMFVGVWRVLANLGHTLGPGTTPEAFQTLITDALTLLVVIELVRTFVDYFEWQRVRIHVLLDAGAIFLLRELIIKLYAHDYQGLEVVWWTAGILLLMLARTLAVRWPPPRHPGGEEEAHS, from the coding sequence GTGACGCGGCTGTACAAGCTGAGCATCCAGGTGGCCTTCAACCTGGCCATCGTGGTGCTCGTGCTGGGCATGTTCGTGGGGGTGTGGCGGGTGCTGGCCAACCTGGGGCACACCCTGGGCCCCGGCACCACCCCCGAGGCCTTCCAGACGCTGATCACCGACGCGCTGACGCTGCTCGTCGTCATCGAACTGGTGCGCACCTTCGTGGACTACTTCGAGTGGCAGCGGGTGCGCATTCACGTCCTTCTCGACGCCGGCGCCATCTTCCTGCTGCGGGAGCTGATCATCAAGCTCTACGCCCACGACTACCAGGGCCTCGAGGTGGTCTGGTGGACGGCGGGCATCCTGCTGCTGATGCTCGCCCGCACCCTGGCGGTTCGTTGGCCGCCGCCCCGCCATCCCGGAGGGGAGGAGGAGGCCCATTCCTGA